TTGAATTTGTTTTCACGCGCTTTACATTTATGTGTTTTTGCGCTTCAATCATCATATATAATGAACGAAGTATAAAATCTCATTTTTGAAAAATGGAATAGATTGGAACTCGGAAGGGTAATCGGGAGCGACGCGGCGACGCGCAGACCTGGGCAAACTACGAATTCCTGCGGATGAGCGCGAAGCGGCTGACCTCGATGTATCGAGATACTGAGGGAGGAAAGTTGCTTTGCGCTTTTTTTATTCTTTCCGAACCGAGGAACGATAGAAATAGGGGAGGTGGAAATGCTTGAACCGGAAACTTTATGCGAGGAGCCTGTTTTTTGCGCTGTCTTTTTCCCTGTGGTTTGGTATGACGATGCCGGCCCTTGGCGCTATGGGTACGGATGACTTTTTTGTGTTGGTGGAGAGCGGCGACATTAGGGATATAGAGGCTGCGATTCAAAAGGGGCAGAATATCGAGCAGGAGAATTCTTACGGGGAGACGCCGCTTTTTGTAGCCATCAGGAGAGGATATTCCGAGATCGTTCGACTGCTGCTTGGTGCCTCGGCTAATCCCAGGCACAGGGCTGATAAGAATATGACGGTCCTGCATTATGCCTTGTTCGCCTCGGCGAAGGGTCGTCCTCTGGGGAAGATGCTGGAGATCGTCAATCTTCTTCTGTTGAACGATATGAGCTTGGTCAATGTCCAGGACCAGAGAGGAAACACGCCGCTGCATTATTTTGCGTTGTTTTACAGCGACAGGGAAATCCGCAGGCAAATCCAGGGAGACTTGAAGGATATCCCGCGTCTGTTCGGGGCTTTGCTCCATGCGGGGGCGGATTTGAGCATCTGAGACAAGAGCGGCAATACGGCGCTTCACGATTCGGTCTTGGGAGGAGATGAGGAGGTGGCGCTCCTGCTGCTCCAGGCTGGGGCTGATGCTAGTGTCGTAAATAACGAGGGGGTTACGCCCCTTTGGGGCGCTTCGGCCATGGGGCTGCCGAGGGTAGTGTCTGCTCTGCTGGAGCGTGGAGCGAATCCCAATGTTCGCATAGAGGGAATGACGCCTTTGCACGTAGCGACTGGAGTAGGGCTTTTGAGGCGTAAGCCTTCCGGAAAATGGGAAAGTTTCGGCGAGATGTTGAAGCGGATAGGGAAGGAGGAGACGGATTTTTTGAAGGTGACGAAATTGTTGGTTGAGGCAGGGGCGGAGGTCAATGCCTTGAGTGACCTTGGAGAATCTGAGACAGGAGAGAGGGGAACACCGCTCGATGTGGCTGAGGAGGGCGGAAGTACGATGGTTGCGAAGTACCTGAAAAGCGTCGGGGGCAGGAACAAGAAGCCCTGGTATTGGCCTATCTGAAATGAGTGGTGAGCGAATCCCCTTCAGGTGGGGCAATCTTTGGCAGATTTTCTGGGCGTCCCTGGACGAGCTGTCCTTTGAGATGTTTTTGAAAATGTTGCTTGTGTTGAGTATTGCTTACTGTTCCGGTTACGAAATAGGATCAAAAAATATGCTGAAGCCCGCAGAGCCATATGCCCCGATGGCTTGGATTTATTATCTGGTTTCGTGGCCGGTCTTTGTCTTGTTTCGGTACTATTTTCTCCCTTCTCATTGGTTCTTGTGGATGAAATTTGCTGCAAGCATTCTGTACGGAGGAATCTTGGGGGTTCTTATTTCGTTGTTCTACTCTGTGTCATTGGAACAAACAATGACTGTAGTGGTATGTGCAGTGATTTCAGTAATGGTTTTGATAGGAGAGCCTTATTGAAGCTCAATTTTGTAAATATATTTTGTAAATAATGAAGGGTGTGTGCAGTCATGTTTTATGAAATAGAAGACGTTGTTCTGACCATTGGCGGTGCTTTTGTAGAAGCGAAATACCCTACTCTCAATGGAATTGGGGGAATTGGCAATCCAATAACGTTTTACAATGCCAGTAGACCAGGTGGTTTTATTGACAAAACTATAGGGGGAGTGTTGGGGCTTCTAAAGCCAAATTTGGATACAATGAATCAACTTAATGGTAATCCACTTAGTGGTAACCCATGGCGCGACGCAGGTCCTGCCCCTGCCCGTGTTGACCCGTTGGTTCTTGACCTGAACCGGGACGGGAAGGTGGAGCTGAAGAACGCGGCGTTTTTTGATTTGAACGCCAACGGCTTTCACGAGTTCACACGGTGGATCGACAAGACGGATGCGTTTCTGGTGCTGGATAAGAACTTCAACGGAAAGGCAGATAACGGAGGCGAGCTGTTCGGCGATGCCATGACCCTGCCGGATGGATCCCTGGCCCTCACGGGCTTCGATGCCCTCAGGGCATACGACTCCAACGGAGACGGGAAGATCGACGCCTCCGACGAGATCTACGCCTCGTTGAAGGTCCTGACGGGCGAGGGGAAGATGTCGAGCCTGGCCGATGCGGGAGTCAAGAGCCTGAACGTGGCTTCGGAGGCCGTGAACGAGAATACGCCTCCCGCACTTTCTCAGAGCGACCTCGCGAAGCTGACGTGGGAGGAGCGGGTCCTGGCCCTGAAGGACCAGGCACGCGAGGCGGACCGTGCGCTCTGGGAGTCGGGCGGTTCGATCCGCGCCAAGGGCACGTTCGAGTGGCAGGACGGGAGCACGGGTACGATTGCGGAGACACTGCCCTACAGCGTCCCGATGTACTCCATCCCGGACGAAATTCTGGACGTCCCCAAGGACATCGCGGCGCTGCCCGACCTCATGGGCTTCGGAAACATGCACGACCTGCGCCAGGCCATGGTCCGCGACGAAAGCGGTGTGCTGCGGGGGTTGGTGGAGCAGTACGTGGCGGAGAAGGACCCGTCGAAGCGGGGACAGATTTTCGAGTCCCTGGTCCAGAAATGGGCCGGAGTGGACGGTGTGGCGCCGGGAAGCCGCGGCGGCCAGATGGATGCGCGTCAACTGGCGTTTCTGGAGAAGTTCTTCGGCGAGAACTTCAACGGCGCGGACGGGCCGAACCCCAACAACACGGCGGCGCCAATCCTGAAGGAGCTCTACGCGGACCTCGTGCGGGACATGGAGGCGGGGCTGCTGGCGCAGACGCACCTGAAGCCGTTCTTCGAGCACGTGGAGTACAAGGTGACGGAGCCGGAGAAGGATGCGGAAGGGAACGTCGTGAAGC
This DNA window, taken from uncultured Fretibacterium sp., encodes the following:
- a CDS encoding ankyrin repeat domain-containing protein; this translates as MNRKLYARSLFFALSFSLWFGMTMPALGAMGTDDFFVLVESGDIRDIEAAIQKGQNIEQENSYGETPLFVAIRRGYSEIVRLLLGASANPRHRADKNMTVLHYALFASAKGRPLGKMLEIVNLLLLNDMSLVNVQDQRGNTPLHYFALFYSDREIRRQIQGDLKDIPRLFGALLHAGADLSI